The DNA segment GCATCACAAGAAGGAACTCAGGACTGAAAGGGCTAAAATGTTTCTCCACAAACCTCCAATGATCCGAAATCGTTGTATTGTATATGTTAACAATAGTTTGAATCGAAATTATAAACTATCCAAGAGAAAATTCCTCAACATTGAACCGATCAATCTATTGTATAATCCGTGGGATCAAAACACTTAGAGATTAACAAAAGATTATAAATGGCGAGAGATGGATAGGAAACGAGTGCAGAATTTTATGGGGTTTTAAAAATCATAATTGGAAATGACAGAAAAacgatttctttctttcttttctaacattaaGCTGTTGCTGGGGTGGCGGAAACTGTTGGAACAGAACAGCTATAGGCACAGCCACGGGAGTGGGTAGCTGGTTAGGGGTTGTTGCATGGCTTGAACCACCCGAACCCCCTGAAAAATGATTAGAAATCTCGCAAGAGTTGAATTCCATGGCAGCGCCAGCACCATTCCATCTCTTAAGCGGCTGGTGTGCTTGTTCATTGTCGCTGGCGTCATCGACCATGGACGAGCATTTGAGCTTAAGGGTCGAATTCCAATGGTTTTTGATTGCGTCGGTGCAACCAGAAAGCCATGGATGATTGGCAGGACTTGATTCTCGATTCACTGtttgaaaccctaaccctagactACAAGATGTACAAGGGTAAGTTTACACACCCATAAGGGTAGTTATGCCATTTAGATAATATGAGACTGCTGACAACATCACTTAACGATTTAATTCTAACGGAATGGATTTATTAGAAATTTTCTGATGAAAGTGAGGGATATATGAgctcttattttcatttttggggggCTCACCCCTAATTATGGAGATTTTTAagggtggtacaagaaaatttccctAACTTATATATGTAGTAGTAGTACAACTTCAGTCAACTTACACTACCAAACTTGGGCCAACCCCACAAGTATCACTTTCGGTGTTATTTTCATGAAACTAATTCTTTGAATACATTAGAAATGTAAAAACAGAGAGTAcccaaaaaatcagacaaaattCCCAGATTTCCTCGAAATTTCGCTGCCGACTGGGGTCGAAACCTAGTCGAAATGCGAAATTTTGAACCTTAGTTCTCGTGTAATAGAGGGTCTTGCCCAGGCGTGGAACATTCCAAAAACTAGCTAAATCCAGATCTCAAAAGATTGAAAATCCAGCATGTTTTATCTCAAATTGGAACATATAATACAAATGACAGGCATAGTCATGCACCTACCAAAGAGCATGCAAAAATACAACAGAGCAGAGTAAGCTTTCCTTCACATATGCTATACAGAAAGAATATAGCTACCTCCTCGACTAGCAACAACCAGCGATGATCTATTTCCCCTATCAATGCACTTTTGGAAAAGATCTGCAAGGTTGTCATTCAAGAATTAACATCATCAATAGACAAATTATGATCTAGTCTGAAAAGTTCTTTACAAAATCTAT comes from the Macadamia integrifolia cultivar HAES 741 unplaced genomic scaffold, SCU_Mint_v3 scaffold367, whole genome shotgun sequence genome and includes:
- the LOC122068280 gene encoding transcription factor MYB44-like → LGLGFQTVNRESSPANHPWLSGCTDAIKNHWNSTLKLKCSSMVDDASDNEQAHQPLKRWNGAGAAMEFNSCEISNHFSGGSGGSSHATTPNQLPTPVAVPIAVLFQQFPPPQQQLNFIISIQTIVNIYNTTISDHWRFVEKHFSPFSPEFLLVMQEMIKKEIRNYMSGLERNGLCLHTEGIRNAAVKRIGISKID